The Melopsittacus undulatus isolate bMelUnd1 chromosome 9, bMelUnd1.mat.Z, whole genome shotgun sequence genomic interval GTATACTGCAAAACTTTCATAAAAGAACAGGCATTTGGAGGAAGCAAAACAGTATTATTTCCCTTCTTGGCTTAGTCAGCAATGAGGAAAAGGAGTGGCTAAAATAGGACAACCTTTACACTTCCTATGCGTGACACATGGAACCCTGACAAAGTAGGATGCTGCCATCAACTTCAGAACTCTACATTTACAAAAACACTGTAATTACATAGCAGTCTCTAATCACTTCTGTTTTTGCAGCAGTCAGAAGTAAACTCCTTTATCTGTGAAGGATAGAACTGTATGGGTAAGTTGGTGGCTATTTTTAAAGCTATGCCCTAGCATGCAAAGCATTCTTGTATGCTATGCCCTACTACCTGAGGGTGCAGAGAGACCATACTCACCTTTTACTTACTGTTTTGAAGCTGACTCAGCAACTGGCTTCTGCACTCCAAAGGCAGTGATAAAAATATTCACAACTACTATAATGAATATTAGTCCAGTTGCAAGGTTGTTGAGGAAATTCAGCTTTCCATGTTTTGCAGGGTTGTTAAGGTCATATTTTACTTCAAagataaaggggaaaaaagttttagttatatgtattatatgtttaattatatgtatttcaaaatacagaataaaagtCTTCACTACTCATGCAGTTCAAGAATTTCTTACACTATTTGCATCAGTCATACTTAAAAGGGAAGTGAAATTCTGCAGTGTCAGTAAAAGTGCTAAGCAGAAGATCTTTAACCACAAGGAGCCCATTAGCTTCCAGTAACTAACATATAATCTCTGTGGATGCACATGGGAAGTAACGGATACACAGACATCACTAGAAATGTTGAGTTCTTGATCTTCTGAAATCTAGTTCTGTGGCAGAccttaagcatttaaaaattctttcagTCTTGAATACATGAAGCTTTAAGTCCTGACCAGATATAACAAAGTTAAATTTCCTGCAGGTTCTTCACAGGAAGCCCAATATCTCTAACAGtgttctaattatttttttggtGCTGGTGCTCTTCTCCAGCTGTACTCCCTGCTTTTGCATTGATTCTGCTTTTAGAAAGCAAGGGCATTATAGCTGCCAAACAGAGCACTGTAGCTGCAGTCCTTTTTATGGAAAGCATCAGCTGtgtaaacattttcttctgtttcttgcagTTGAACAGCTAATGGCAGTGAGGGAGGAACACACAAGGGAGAGATAGTGTTAATTTAGTTTAAGCTTTGATTCCAGGCCTCGTGAAAACATATAAGCTACACTGGACTGATAATAGACTTGATGATAGAGTAAAGCATGTGCCTGTGTAAGACAGTCTGGGTTGCTTGCCTGGCATCATGCAGAAACAGATTTCcctctgtctctgctttcctgcattAAGGGCTCTGCAGCTCAGACCTTCTGCTAAATTTGATGCTGGTGGAATTAGTGCAAATGAATTCTGGAGCTTGTTTTGAGAATAGTTTTTGCATATTAAAACTCCTAGTTCTACCTGGAGTCTGCATGTACAGGACATGTGAGAGAAAGTTTGTATGTGACAAGCTTTTATGGCAACATAAACTCTTTCTGACAGGCATACACACAGATGTGTAGCTTAAGACCCTACTGCCAGAGATcaattttgttatttgttttttaaaacaatgagCCTTTCAACACTGCAGAACTTAACCACAGAACCTTGACAAGCTTGTTTGTTGAAGTAGTTATATAGAAGTAGTGACAAACTcacgatggctgaagtattaAAAGCAAGGCTTACTTGGTCCCTAATTAGGAAGTCTAATGCTGTTTTGGTTTCAAGGAATTTCAAATTCAGGTACTGTTTGTTAAACCTCTATAGTCAAACATCACTGGCCAGGCAAAGCACTATGTGGGAGAACTACCTTTGTAGGCATTAAATAATTTAAGCTCAGCAGTATTTAACCCTGAAAATGAGTTTATATATGTCTGTAAAGTATCTGGAGCTATGTGGATGTTTGTATCCCAACAATACATACAAGGACTCCCAGACTGTGATGTGTAGAATACATGAATATTGAATCATTACTCCTAAAGTATAggagaaaagcattttagaCAGTTGGTTTAAAAAAGGTAATAATGGCCTAACGTATTTTGTGAGTTAGAAGAAAACATGCACAAAGGAGAACTGACAATTTCAGAGCCATCCCTTTGTCCAAGTAAGGGTCAGAGAAGACAATATTGCTGGTCAATTTAGGCAGTGCTCTGAATTTTGAAGTAGAATTGCAGTCATCCTATGTTAGTGATTATACTGCTTAAGATGAGGGGGTTTGTGAAAATGTTCTTAAGAACAGTTATTCTGCAAGTATTTTATTATAGTGGGATTAGATTACTATAATTTCATGCCACTTAAACTATTTCAAGacattctttgctttttttctcaaaaagttAAGTTTACCAAATCACTTTCAAGGACAAGTTTGCTGAACGTTTTTCAAATTGGTTTTGTGAAAGGCTCTTTTGAAGGGGAAAAGCTCTTAAGCACTCACAGTGAGCAATAAGAACTGGTAACTCCTGGGATAAAACTCTGTCTCAAGGAAAGAAACTGGATGGTTGCACAGACTTTTATTTGTACTTGTGACAGCTTGTAAGTGGCAGAATTTTGTGgctggagagaaaagcaaactgtTCCTGCAGGCCAAAATTACCAAATACACACTGTGAAAAGCAAATTCTCGCTATGATGCCTGTATCTTTGTACCTTCGTATCCTATTTCCTATCTTCAGTACTACTAACCTTTGCGTGACAGCATTGCTCCAATGGTACAGGGCTTTGTCACCCTTGGTACACTGAacacccagctgctgctgactgcAGATCACAGGCTTAACTCCAGATGCATCTCAACGTTTGCTAAGTGATCTGTGATCTCTACCTCAGCCCAGCTTCGGTGTAGAGGCTGCTGGGTATGATCTTTGCTCTCAGTGTgacaaagataaaaatgacaGGAATAGAAGCCACTTCAGCAATGTCTGGCAGAAGCAAGCATTAAAAAGCCATGTCTCAGCATATACTGAGAAAATATTTGCCTAACAAAAAGCTGGAAGCCTGCTCAACTGAAACAACCACTAGGGAGATGCCTTCAAcctagaaacacagaatcatagaatcatgggatggttgggttgtaagggaccttaaagctcattcagttccaaccccctgccacaggcagggacaccttcccctagagcaggttgctgtAAGTCccgtccaacctagccttgaccactgccagggatgaggtcTACTGATTTTTGTGTATTGCTGATTTCTCCATGACACATCCCTAGTATCATCAGGTCGCCTTTCCCAGTCCCCTTCTGTTATCTCCTCTGAGCCTGGATGTTGCTCTTGTACTGACCCTACCAATGCAGGGACAGCTGtattattctgtttcttttgtaacaaagaaaaaagctacATCAGCTGCATATAAGCCTTATGCATCCTGGTTTCCTAGGAACTTCCTCCTTGAACaccaattttttttcagttgcgCTAAAAAACAGCATGCTGAAAGACTAGCAGAGAGGCCAAAGGTGGCACCTATAACTTAGTAAATGTTGTGTGAATTCTGGCTGCCATCTTCAAGGCTTTTCATTTATAGTAGACTTAAGATCTGCCATCCAGTACCCATTGATTTAATgggaaaggtttaaaaaaagtTATAAGAGTAAATGATCATATATTACTAGCAAAAGAAGTGACACATAGATGTTTCCTACCAGTGAAGGTGTCATTTAGGTGTTCAACTAATGCTGAAACCTAAACATTTCCTCCGATTCCACAGGTATCTGTCTTTGATCAACTCTCCAAAGTTATGGTCTAAGGTTTGGGTGCTGCCAATGGACACACTGCAGGTTTCCAGTAACTTTGCAAAATGCTACTGggttatttttgcattttgcctTTCAAAAGCATGGGGGAAAACATCACAGTAGGATAAGATAGCAAAGAGAACCACTGAAGACTTGTTTAAGGTCAAAACAGAAATCTCAGATTTCCAGAAGAGTTTGGATAATTCATGCTCACACAGTGATGACACTGTTTACAAATGAGCCTGGTTCTATAGCTACTTAGATCAATATTCTGCCTTACAGAATAAGGCAGAGGGTGCAGGACATATGTGTGCTCGtaatcgtagaatcacagaacagtttgggttggaagggaccttaagggtcatccagttccaccctcctgccatgggcagggatacctctCACTATAATATTGATTTAAAATACCTTATTTTTAGTGATAAGTACTGGTTCTAGTGCCTTATGGTACCTATTAATACCAACTAGTGGAACCTCCATTTTTGAGAACAGCAAAGATGTTGCATTGAACATTGAATGTGAATGTTTATCATTCACCAAATAAGTCTGAAAGTGGAGCGTGAGGAGGGCAGGGAGCAAGGAACTAATTCTACATTTATCTCATTAAGTGTGTCCAGAGCACACACTAACACAACTCCTGTCTGAACTCATTCTCTTGAGATTATTTCAAGCATATGCTAAAGGTAATGCATCATATTTCTTTGGTAGAAAGTAGAAAAGGTTTCCCTAGTGATAAGCAGAATTCAAGACAATCTTATTTTTAGTTCCAGATTGCTACTCATGTTcacaaaatattctgaaaatattactttataATAATTTACAGGATTAAGTAACAGTTTTTGCCAGAAACAGTATTATGAAACTGGGAAGGCTGCACAATTCTATCTGGCCTATTAATGTTTCTTCTACAGTATTTcatcattttccttcctcctcaggccttctgaaaagaaaaatattcataaaCTGGGCAAATGAGGAAGTTGATCAAAACTGAAGATTCCACATAAAGCTGTCCTTCCTCCTTTGGATGCAATATTTCTAAGGTCTTAAGAAAATACCTCAATCAAATATGAGATAAAGACTTTCAAATATAACACCTCTTTAAGAATAATTAGGGAGTCTATATATGGTTTTATATACCATCTTATAGGTTGCATActataagaaaaatacatgtcaATGGTTTTGTTGATGCTACATACCAAGGAATATCAGGAGTACTCCCACCATAACTTGCAGTGTGAGTGACAGGCTGATAAGAATAATAAGTGGGatgtagaaggaaaaagaaggtcCTTGCTCTATCACAGCTTTCAGCTGGGATGCATTGGCCATCAGCAAGGCAATGTCCAACATGCTCTCTGCAGCACTTTTCTTATTTGCGTAGTGGTTGATATTCATAGGTCCATTTCTTTGAAACCACTGTGCTGTTCTGTGCTAGAattaggagaaaggaaaaaggttaTTCACATCTCTCTTAATCGGTGTAGTGAGTGAGAGATCACTTGGCACATCGACTAATTTCTGTATTCACACTGATAAGAGCAATAGTGGTACTGAGATTTTCAGTGCATCTTTTTCACTGTTACTACTGTCCTCCACCTGACAAGAGAGCAGTTAATACTGCCTGTACTGCACTTTGGCAGATACACTTTTTCCAGCTTGTAGGATCAGTCTGAAGAGTCAGGATGTTTCTAtgctgggaaaggggaagactgaaaaagctgaaaagctcGCACTGTGAAAAGTTGGGTGAGAAAAACCCCTGTAAAGCAATCAAGCAAACAATAAATTATTGTTTGCTATAACTAGGCATACTTAAACtcacaaatatttattaaattcaTTCTCTGTTATCACATAGTTCCTTAATTACTCATGAATCTTACCTGGAGGATTTATGTGGAAGTTGGACACCGTATGAGCTTTGTTTAacctctttccctgctgcttacTCTGCCATGTCCCTGTCCAGTCCCACCCATACACAGTGAACTGTTTTTCCACTTTAATAGCTTATGATCTGTAGGTGCCAAGCACTGCCCAAGCACAAGggaaactttttttccatttttcacatcaacaggttttcatttttttaaactgtccttcaaacaaacaggaaaataaaacccaactgCAGGGCAAAACCAGAGCTTGTTAACCTGGCAGGATGAACAAAATGAATGTCTCCTCTAATAACAAACCACATGACATTTGACAGCTCATCTCCTAGAGGTGCCTATTTCTCTATGGATTAGATGCAGCTTAGGGTAAGTGGGTTAGActtagatcatagaatcagaatagttagggttggaaaggaccttaagatcatccagttccaacccccctgccatcgccaggaacacctcacactaaaccatatcacccaagacttcattcaacctggccttgaacactgccagggatggagcattcacagcctccctgggcaacccattccagtgcctcaccacccttacagtaaagaatttcttccttatatctaatctaaacctctgttgtttaagtttcactAACTCTGCGATGAGGAGAGTAGGTAACCCTCATTTCTGCATTCTCTGAACAGGTTAAGAATTTAATTattgctgctcttccttctacactttatttcaaattaacatACAAATATACTGGAAGTGAGCTTATGCGAGCTGACTTCTCTAAATCTGCTTCATAGAGAACATTTTTATTGCACAAATATGGTCTTGCTTGCCAGAAAGTACTGTGAGGAAAGTCTCACTTTGAAGGTTAGTTCAAATGCAGAAAACTGCCCTCTAATTActctctccagcagcactgagaactATCAAATTTCCAACTCAAAAACCAGGTTTGCCATTGTACAGCCCTAAAAGTGTCCTCTTAAATAGGACAGATATTAATGCATAGAGCAAACACATTGCCAGCTTTTCCAGGGCACTCAAATACCAAACTTCACCCATTTTCACCAGACATGTTGTAATCAACCACAGCCTAAATATTTTACTCAGTGGAAAACAGCATGGGACAGTAGCAGACTTTTTTCCTACACAGAGAAGGAAGCCATGTAATCATAGCTTCATGCAGATGGCTTCTTTATTGAGaacaagctgctgaagaaactgGCTTTGAAACAAATGCTGACTTCAGTCAGGAAGATCTCAATGCTCATTTGATTTTGACTATATCCCACCACCTAAAAATGCAATTTGGCTGGGGGATCTGTCCTACATTTGCCACTTTTTCTCTCCCCAAGGACAGCCTCCTCGTCCCACCTCCCTGCCCCATTAAATCACTGTAGCATTTGGATGCTCTGAAAGAATACTGTAATTCTAGTATACCATCCACCAGAAGCACTAAACCAGGTGTGGATGTTCATTTCCTGATGGAAAGCAGCATGGAATATATGCTGGCAGTACTCTAGAAAGATCCAGACtaatatttttcactgtttaGTGTACAGTAGAAAGCCAAACACACACACTTAGCTCTTGGCTACTTAATGCTGGCAGTGTACAATGGGATGGGGAACTTAATGTGTAACAGCAGAATGCAAGTTCTAGGcatgaatttaaaagaaactcTTCTTAGTAGACTATAGAAGTAATATTTGATCACAAGTTCATAATAAAGGAAGCTTTTCCCTATATCGACTAGCTAATTAACTCCTTCCTGCTGAAAATACTGATGTAGAAATACCTGTTGGGGCTACAGAGCTTCAGCATGCAACACCATCAAAAACTACATGGGTAGCTGTCACTCAGTTCTTAATCCTGATGGAAGGGGACTGcagtgaaaacaggaaaactagttcctttgtttttattgaTGTGGGAATGTGATGATGTTTGACATGGTGGTCTGTTGGGTTATTTTAACTTCACAAAAGAGTAAACAGTCTGGGCTGAATCTTCCTTTCAGTTACCTCTGTGACTACAGGATATAAGACAGTTTGTACATAAAAACCAGAATatgatcttttctttctcctggggAAATGTACAGCTGTACTTTTAGGACCTTGCTGTTTGCTGATTTTCTGTATGGTCAGGTTGCATGTGTGAATAGGAGGATATGGCATTTGAATTgtgctgaaagcaaagcagttgAGTCACTTCTGAACTACAATAAACGGAGAAGACTTTTCAAAATAGGGTGCTGCTGAAGCTAACTAAGGCAAAACTTTTTATTCCCAGCATGACAACTCAGCTATTTACTAAGTTTAGATTCTAAAAACTGGCATTTTGCTCTGATAAGTGACTTTCAACTACCACTCCTGAAAGCTGTTAacccgggaagctgggaattagtaacaaaaaaaaaaaaaacaaaacaaaacaagaggaaGAGGGCAactaaaagcaaggggcttcctcctaaatctgctgaacccacccagaaccgctttgctgtcctgcagggggctgatgaggaaatgcacttgcatcagaaacagtcggctggtgcactggtacagaagatctctactggtgccaccaggaaaaagtggcaggttgtagtagtaggggactctgccttgaaagggacagaagcgctcatctgtcggcctgacctggttgcaagggaggtgtgttgcctaaatggggcacagatcagggatgttgtggagaggctgcctgctctagtaagtcccacggactattacctgcttctagtgatacgTGTGGATGCTAGGGATAGTTGTAGCCTGAGGAGCATGAgagtagcctgaggagtatgaGAGTAGCCTGAGAGAGTCCAGAaagactacagagccctgggagaggtggtcaggggttctggagctcagacagtcttttcaacaattctccaggacacaggggaggaccttccaaaggttAGGAAGactggacaggttaataaatggttaaaagggtggtgtcatagtcaggggtttgggtgtcttgacCACGGGGCCcaatttgtaggccaggcctactgggggctggtggagctgctctgataaagaaagggaagagtgg includes:
- the NINJ1 gene encoding ninjurin-1, which gives rise to MDSGSETHELNGLAEGAETGLGERHRTAQWFQRNGPMNINHYANKKSAAESMLDIALLMANASQLKAVIEQGPSFSFYIPLIILISLSLTLQVMVGVLLIFLVKYDLNNPAKHGKLNFLNNLATGLIFIIVVVNIFITAFGVQKPVAESASKQ